GCCATGCCCACTTCAGGACGTTGGTGGCTTATCCTCCCACCTAGAAAAGCTCCGCAGGCAATCCCTACTGCGGTGAGAAGAAACAAATAACCTCCTGCAACTTCAGTATACCCCATCGACTGTACAGCGTAGGGGATGACATTGAGTTGAAAATAAGCCCCAATAAATAAAAATGATGCAGAACCTAAGATTGCAACAAATAAATAAGGGGTTTTTGAAGCGTAGCGAAGATTCTTGTAAATTTCATAAAGAAAAAATGGATTGACCCGCTTCTGTGAAAGTTTTGGGGCTGTTTTTGGAATCAAGATAGAAGCGAAGAAGCCGAATCCTGCCAAGACTAGACAGACACCAGCAGCAAGTGGGAAGTTTTTATGGGTTACTTGCGTTAAAAACGATGCTAAAAAGGTTCCCACAATGATTCCTAAGTAGGTAAAGGAGGTAATCAGACCATTTGCTTTGGGGATATGTTCTTCTTTCACCAATTCGGGGATGACACTGTACTTAGGCGGGCTAAAAAAAGCGCTTTGCATCGAGAGTAAAAAGAGGAGAGTGTAACTCGCCCAATTACTTTTAAACATAAAGGCGACAATCCCTAGGGCCATGATAATTACCTCAGTAAATTTGAGAATAATAATCATCCGCTGTTTACTAAATCGATCAGCAAGAACGCCTGCTCCTGATGAGAAAAGAAGGAATGGGAGAACATAAACAATGCCTACCCATGTTAAAATAATGGGAGAGGCTTCAATCCCTTTGAGGTCGATAAATAAAAAGACAATGAGATACTTAAAAAAGTTGTCATTTACAACACCAAGAAACTGAGCAACATTCAAAAACTGGATGGCATGACGCTGAAAATAGGTTTCTTTTTTGAAAAACCCAAAGCGGTGAAGAACCTTTTCGATCGTCTGAAAAAAGCCCCGTTTTTCATTCTGCTTCTTAAATAAAACCATACCCATTACTATAGCTGTTAAATACTGTTAAAAGAAAGTCTGATGATCGGAAAGCCAACTGTATACTTAAGCAATAAGGAAAAATTGCTTACATCACTTCTGCGCGATAATCTCTTTTCCAAAGAGAGTAAACCTTTTGCAAAAAAGTTTGTTTTTCTTCCCAATGCCTCTCTAAAAACCCCTCTTCTATCTTCATTTGTTTCTGATGGTACATTGGATGTTGTTCTTGGGGTTGATTTTCTAGAACTCGGAAGAGGTGTTTCTACCCTACATCAAAGGACAACAGGAAAAAGCCTTCTGTTCCCTCCTCAAGACCTCCTAACGCTCAACCTTGAAGCGCTTCTTGATGAGCCTCATTTTGCTCCAGCTCTTGCTAAAGAATTCATCAAGTATGGAAAATATGGAGGACCTTTTTTAAAAAGCTGGAGCGATGGGTGGCAAAAAGAACTTTGGGATCAGGTCACCACAAAATGGAATTACCCCTATCAGCTTTTGGAAACCCCATTAAGAAAACCTTCCGAAACTGCTGAGATTCATCTTTTTAATTTCCCCTTTCTGCCCAAGCTTTACCATCTCTTTTTTGCTAAAATTGCGAAGTATTTCCCCATCTACTACTACCAGTTCTCTCCCTGCAGAGAATTTTGGTCTGATACCGTCAGTGAAGTCGAAAAAGTCCATCTTTTAGAAAAAGATCCTCAGCTTTCTTTCTACCTAGAAGAAGGGCATCCCCTCCTTAAAAACTTGGGGCGCATGGGGAGAGAAACCTTCCGCATTTTTGAAGAAGAAGATTTTGTTCTGCAGGAGCATTATATTGAAGCGTCTCCTCAAACCAAACTTTCTCACCTGCAAAGTGATATGCTTCATTTTAGAAAAGGATCTGCAGAACAAGACGCCTCCATTCTCCTCCTTCCTGCCCCTTCTAAATTGCGCGAAGTAGAAATTCTTTATACGAAGCTCCTTTCCTTAAATTGCCCACCTTCAGAGATCCAAGTTTTTGCTCCTGATATTTCCAGCTACGCACCTCTAATAGAGCTCGTTTTTGGGTCCGAGGAGTCTCCCTTTGATTTCACCATTCGCGATCTTCCACAGCAGCCCCTTCTCCAAACCTTCTTAGATCTCCTCACTCTTAACGATCATCGTTTTGATCCAGATGGTATCTTCAAACTCCTTTCAAGTCCTTATTTCGCTGCTCTTTCGGACAAGGAGGTAAAAGAGTTTAAAAGTTGGATAGACAAATCAGGAGTTAAATGGGGTGTTGATAGCTCTCATCGGAAAAAGCTACTTCCTGGCCTCCTTGATACTTCCGAAAGTGGAACCTGGGAAGAGGCTTTCGATCATCTTTTAAAAAACCTACTCTTTCTCCCCACACAGCCAACAGATTGGGACCTTCCTTATCTCGATTGTACAGATAGCGTGGTTCTTGGAAAAGGGATCAGTCTTATACGTTCTCTTCGAGCTGATCTCGACACTTTATCTCGTGCAGAGTATACAGCTACAGAGTGGTGCGAGAAACTCCTCTTTCTTTTTAATCATTATCTCAACCCCTCTGAAGAAGAGCTTGCTCCCATTCAGGAAAAAATCCTTCTCTTAAAGCAGCTCGATGCTTCCTACTCTTTTTCTAGTATCAAACGGTATCTTCAAAGTAGCCTTAAACAAAAAAAAGGAGTCCGCTTTGCCAAACAACTCGAGGCGATTACCTTCCGCAGCCTAAAACCTGGAACGATTTTTTCTTCCCATACCATTGTTCTTTTAGGAATGCATGAAGGGGCATTTCCTCGTCCTCACGCTTCCTCATCCCTCAACCTCCTCGCTAATAATGGGGACTATATTCCTTCTACCCCAGATGAAGACCGCTACCTCTTTTTAGAAGCGATTTGCGCTGCAGAGGACAATCTTTTCCTGACCTATCAAAACAGCAGTGAGGAAGATGGGAAAGAGCAACCTCCCTCTATTGTGGTTCAAGAACTTGATCCAATGGTAGAAAAACATCCTCCTTTCCCCTTTCATTACTCCTACTTTAAAAAGAAAGGAGTGTACTCCAAAAAGCATTTTGAAACGGCGCAAACCTTTTATGCACCAAAAGAAAAACGCCCTTTCATTCCTGAGTTTTTATCTCCAGTGAACCTCCCCAGTGCCACGCACAGCTATGCGCCAACAAAAGAAGAGCTTTCCCGGTTTTCTAAACATCCTCTACGATTTTATTGTAATCAAACGCTCAATCTCTACCTTCACTACGAAGATCCTACCGACCCGGAATTTTTTCTTTCCCCCCTACAAAAACATCGCCTCCTTTCCGCTCAAGAATCTCTTAAAGAGGCCGGGGAAAGGGGACATCTTCCTCTTGGACGCTTCAAAGAGATCGCCCAAAAAAAAATTGTTGAAGACTACAAGCCTGAGACAGAAGAAGGGGTTGCTTTTTTAGGAAAAGATCTTTTCCCAGACCTGATCAAAATCTACCCCCTCTATCTCCTTGAGTTCCTCAAAGCTGAGAAGCCTTTAATCTCTCTGAAAAACGGGGACCGCTTTACATTAAAATCTGATCCTCAAAAGGCACTGGATGCCTATCTTGAATACTACGATATCGCTCAACAAAGTCCCTCCCCATTGCACCCGCTTCTCGCCGACGTCCTTTTAAGAAAAGATGCTAAATCCCTAGCCACTCGAATCAAAAGCGCTCAGACTGACCCCTATATGAAAATCCTCTTCAAAGACTGTGATCCTGCAGTGGTTTTTGAAACGTGGGCACCTTTCCTTCGAAAAACCTTCCGCCCATTATTGGAGATGCTCGATGAAACGGTTTGATGTTCTAGACCCTGCGACCCCTCTTCTTGGTCACCACCTTTTAGAAGCCTCTGCCGGAACAGGGAAAACCTTTGCTATCGAGCACATCACCGCCCGCTTAATTGAAGAGCAAAACTTTGACCTCGATGAAATACTTGTTGTGACTTTTACGCGAGCCGCCACACGTGAGCTAAAAGCCCGCATTCAAAATACCCTCAAGAACAACCCTCCATCCTTGAATATCCAAAAAGCGCTAGCCCTTATAGATCAAGCGCAGATCTTTACAATTCATGGATTTTGTCATCGGATGCTAACGGAGTTTGCTTTTGAGGCTGGACTCGGTTTTGCACTTTTAAGTGAAGAAGAATCCGACTATCGCTCCCTTTTAAAAGAGCACATTACTGACTTCTTTCGTACCTCCCTCCCCCAGGAGGAATATAGCACCTCTCAACTCTTTGCGCTTAGACAAGACAAAGAAACGCTCATCCAAAAAATCCTCTCTCTTGTAGAAAAAGAAGGGGAGTTTCCAACCTACGATTCCTTTTCTGTTTCTCATCAGAAATATAATAAATTGAGACGAACTGCTCAATTCCCTGCTCAACTTCTCGATGAGTTTTCTAAGATTAAAGATAAATATGGCGTCTTAAAAAAGCCCTTTAAAGAGCAAGTTGCTCTTCTTGAAAAACCCTCTCTTACCATTGAGGAATTTGAAACTCTCACTGCGCAGCCTCCCATCCTTTCTCTTCTGACGATTGAAAACCAATATAAAAAATCGAAAGCGGATGCATCCCCTCTTTTCAATTTTGCAGAAACCCTCAGACCCGTTCTTGAAAACGCTGCATCACCACTTTGCACTCTCGTACGCATCGCCCGCACCGCCCGCATCTCCGCGCAAACAGCGCTTCGAGAAAAAGAAATCCTTGCTCCAAGCGACATCCTTAAAAAAATGAACGAGTGCTTATCTCTTCCCTCCTTTCGAGAAAAAGTTCGCAGCCGCTACAGAGCAGCCATTATTGACGAGTTTCAAGATACTGATCCCGTGCAGTGGAGCATCTTTAGGACACTATTTATCGATGATCCCATTTCTGCCCTTTATCTCGTAGGGGATCCCAAGCAATCGATCTATTCCTTCCGCTCAGCAGATATTTATACCTACCTTAGTGCCGAAGCGTCCGTTTCTCAAAAATCGCATCTTGATACCAATTATCGATCGGATCCCAAACTCATTCAAAGCCTCAATGCTCTCTTTTCTTCGAACCCTCATTTCCTCTCTCTTCCTGATGCGTCGATGCCTTTTCACCCCGTCAAACATGCAGATATTCCCAACCGCCCCTTTCCTGACGATAAACACCCCGTTCACTTCTTTATTTATAAAACAGAAAAGAAACGAGAAAGGAGCTGGCCCTCTGTTGAAATTGAGCAGTCTACATTTTTTCCTTTTATTGCCAGTGAAATTCTAAAACTTAGCAAACACGATTTTCAATACTCAGACTTTGCTGTTCTCGTTAAAGACCGTTTTCAAGCGACGCGCTTAAAAACCTATCTCGAATCGCATGGGATCCCTACACAATCCAAGAGCACCGAATCCCTTACACTCGCGCCCATCTTTTCCCTTGTCCGATCGCTCCTTGAAGCGCTCATCAACCCTTCTGAAATCCCTGTAAAGCGCTTTCTTTCCCATACATATAACCACCATGAACTCGCAAATGAAGACCTTATTATAAGGACCATCGCAGCATTTGCTAAGCCCCAATCCCTGCAAGAAGCTCTCCGTGATCTCTATACCCCCACCGATCTTGACTCCCACTCCGACTATTTCAAACTTTGTGAACTCCTTCTTGATTACCAAACTCAAACAAAAGCCTCTCTCCCAAAAGTTCTTGAATTTCTCCTTTCCCTTAAAGAGATTGATAGGCGCCCCCTTTCCGATCCTAACTCTGTAACCATCATGACCATTCACATGAGTAAAGGACTCGAGTTCAACGTCGTCTTTGCTCTTGGCCTTGTTAATCGCTACACAGGGCGAGATGATTTTGTCCGCCATCAGAAAAACTGGCTCCTCTTCAACCCTGAACAGGCCGAGTGTCAAGCGGCTTTGCAAAACCAAGAAGCCGAAAAATTGCGCCAACTCTACGTTGCCCTCACCCGTGCTAAACACCGCGTTTACATTCCACTTCTTCATGACACAAAACATACGCCCATTCCCCTGGGGCAAGCGTCCCCTCTAGAACTCTTTAACCCCGCACCGACCGATGCAACTTATCTTGAGCCCCAAACACTCCCATTTCAAGAGCCCACAACCCCAGCCCTCAAAGTTCCTACAAACCCCACAAATTCCTATCCCCATCGTTACCTTCACTCCTACTCCTCCCTCGCACATACAACGCCCCAACCTCCAGTCAACACGCCAACAGAGCTCCCTAAAGGAGCTGAAACCGGACTCATCATCCATTCACTACTCGAAACAATCCTAAAAAAAACCTCCCTCGACATTCCAACCCTTCTCAAGCAACAGCTTCCTCCACACTTTCCCTATGAACCCACACTTGCTCTTATAAAAAGCGCCCTAAACACCCCGCTTGCGCCCCATTCCTTCACTCTCTCTGAAGTCAAACACCTTTATCCAGAAACAGAATTCCTCTATCCCAATCCTCCTAACCTTATCAAAGGGTTTATCGATCTTATCTTTCTTCATAACGATCAATACTTCCTTCTTGATTGGAAGACCAATCTTTTGCCCTCCTATGATCCAAACGCGCTCCATCTAGCCATGACCCATCATGACTACTACCTCCAGGCACGTCTCTATCACACCGCGCTTTCTCGCTACTTGCGTGGCGCCCCCATCGCCGGCACTTACTACATCTTTCTCCGTGGACTCCCAGATGAAGGCATCCTATTCCTTCCTACTTAGTCTTTCCACAATATTCACAGCGCTTGGCATCATCAGGATTGCCGTGCCGACATTGAGGACAGATCCAACCCCAATCGATTGGAACCTCTTTCTTTTGCCCCCCGTCAATCATTGTTGTACTCCCTAGTAGCAACATGAATAAAACAATACCCCTTAAATACATGACATTCTCCTTAATTACTCAATGTAAAATTGCTATACAAAATAAGAGGTTCAAATTAAAGAGGAAAAATTACGCAACTCCCTCCAGACAAGCATACTTCGTGAACTAGCCACAATAAAAAGAAGTATACTGCTCCCCATTAAGACAATAAAGGAAAACGTAGAGTAAACTGGTCAAAAAAACAATAAGGAGACGAGTTTATGAAACCAAGGAAATGGGATGGGAAAACCAAAGCCCGAGCAATTCTAAAGGGGATAAAAGGAGGCTTATGGGTTTCTTCCAGGTGCTTGAAAGTGTGTTGTCGGCAAAAAAGAGAAAGGGGGATGAGAATCAGTAGAAGGGGGTATTTCAATTCTAGTCGTTCTTACAAACAGTGCTACTACTGGTGTGTAACATACATAGGATATTTTCAAAAGGACTTGAAAAAGGAGTGGTTGAGGATTTGTTTTCCAGTGTAGGGTTTGTTTCCATTGAGTAGGCCATGATGGTCAGAGTAGACAAGGTCAAAGAATTCAGGGTTGAAGAGAAGTTCTTTTCCTCCGATTTCAGCGAGAATATAACCAAATTTGCGCCAGTCTTTTTGTGTTTGTTTTTCATTTGTTTCTGCAGCAAGTCCGAAATCTATGATTGAAATGGAGTTGTTTTCGATAAGAATATTTTCTACATGAATGTCACGATGCGCATAACCTGCTTGATGAATTGCGTGAATGCCTTCAGCGATTTGTTTGCAGTATGTTTTTGTTAGATGTAAAGGCAAAGGGCCTTTTTGCATTCTGCTGTAAAGAGTCTCTCCGTTGATAGCTCGTGTAAGGGTGCTGATAACGACTTGACCTGCATGGAGAGTTGGATTGAATTTCTCTATGAAATTCACATTGTTTCCGTCGTAAGCAAAGACTCCATAAGCATTTGCAAGTTGTTTATTACGAGGGAGATTTAAAGCAACAACGTCGCCTCTTATCTCAGTAGGATGAAGGGTGTTTTCTTGCGAAAAGGCTTGCAGCTTTAGGGCAAGAGGGAGGTTGGAATATTTGTGGGTTCCTTGTAATTGCACAACGGTTCCGACGGCGCCAGATCCCAGTTTTTTTTCAAATTTTGTGAGATGAAGTTCTTGAAGCTTATGAAAAAACTTTGTGGCAATTTCATCAGATTTCATAGAGGAATAGATATAATTTTTAAGCTCCTTTTCTCTTTCATCTATCTCTGTGCATGGAATGGAATCTGGTGTAGCTGCTTCAATCATTTCTAAAAACTCATTGAAATTTCGGTGGTAGCTCCCCTTAGAGTAGCGGGGGAATCCCATGACAAGGGGGTTTGAGGGCCCTTGAGCCAGTTGTATTGGATTTCATACCCTCCCTTTACGCAGAGGGCTCCTTTAGAAATTGGAAGCAAGATTTCGAAATAGAGACCAGCTTTTGATTTTGGATGATAGAGGGTTTTGGAAAGGGCAGGGCCTTGATCAATGTTTCTTGTATAGTTGGTATTAAGGTATGAGAGAGAAAGCTTTGATTGAATAGCAAAATATTTATGGAGCTTTTGTTCAACTTTAAAGCCAATCAAAGGTCCGGCAGAGTGTCGTTTGCTTGAGATAGATATATGGTTGTTAATCGTTACAGTGGTGCTATTTTTAATCCATTCCACCCCAGTTAAGGGAGTAACTATCGTCTGTGCAAAAGGAGAAAAGGTTTCCCCAATATTAGCTTCTAGAATTTTAATCGTTTCCTTCGTGTGAATGTCTCTGGAGGTATTAAAGATGGGGATTTCATAGTGGTGAGACTTTGAAGCATTCCAATCTGTATAATGTATGAGGTAAGTAATTTGTTTTTTTGGTTTGCTGTAGTTGACGCAAAGTTGCACCCCAGGGCTGAACTTACTGTTTGCATCGGGAAGATAGCCAACAGATTTAGAAAGATAAACAATGCCTCCACTGATTTTTATGGGCAAGTTTTCTTCGCTTGTTGAGAGGGAGGGATATTTAAACGTGTTTCCAGAGGTTTCAAATGTTTGAAATGGGCTATTGCAATATCCTAGGGCCAAGAAAAATGTAATTATTATCGCAATTAGTGATCTCACTAGAAAGTTCCATGTTTTTTGCAAATGCATTTTAATTCGACAACAGAATTAAATGAAGAAAAATAAAAACTACCACTAAAGGAAATTAATTTCTTGAATGAAACTTTACAAGTAAGTTAGATTTTACCCTCTGCTTAGGAGGATAGATGCAAAAAGTCTTAGCTTTTCTACTGCTTTGCGGGATGGTATTTGGAGAGGAATATCATCAGTATGTTGATTTTGGGGGAGTGCCTTCAGGAACTGTTGCGGGATGCGTTAATGTCATTACCGGCGACCTGACAATCAATCAAGATGACTTGGTTGTTAGGGGGCACGAACCCATACGGATTCAGCGTCGATATTTTTCTCAATACGATTTGTTTGACCGGTATGTTGGATGGGAGTGTGGGTTTAACCACTTGATCGCAAAAGCTAAGAGCAGAGGGTATCTCTTTCTATCGATTCCAGAGAAAATGGGAATCGAAGTTAAGTATGTAGTCAACAGGGAAAAGGCTGAAGAGAAGCTCTGTAAGGGCAAGAAAGTATTTTTTAAATTAGATAAAAAGGCCGGAAAATTAACAAATGCGTCTTTAGGGGAGTTAAGTGCAAGAAATAATCCCTTGAATAATGTTGTTCATTACAAGCCAGGGGACATCAAGGAAATTATCGTTGAAGGGGCTGATGGGGTTAAACGGTGCTATCGGACAAAGGAGAGCATTCATACACTATATCACTCTTGTGGTAATTGGGAATATTACTTGTATCATGAGATCTTTCCAAATGGGAATGTCATGCACTATTCGTGGGAAAAATATGGGGAAGGAAGGCGTCTTACCAAAGTTAAAAGTTGTTCTCCTTCTGGCAAAGTTTTTGCCTGGGTCACATTTTCCTATCCTGATGATCGGCAGAAGGTCATTGAGACTAGTGATGGAAGAACGCTAAAGTATACTTATCAAGTGCTCAAGCACAATAATATCAAGCTTTGGTTGTTAAGTACTGTAGAGTGCAGTAGTAAGCCTAAGGAAACGTACAGCTCATATTGGGGGGCCAAGCCATTTGGCGCTTACCTTGCAAATATCCACCTCCCTGAAGGAAGGCATAGAAAGCTTGAAAGATTTCAGATTGGTTGGAATGAAGAAGCCAATGTTCATATTAAAAAGAAAGATGTTAGAGAAAATCCCCTATACAAGAGAATAAGAAAAATTTTGGACCCCGTGGGACCTAATGGTTCTTTACAGACCACGTATCGGTTTGAGTATTGCCCCGGAAAATACGGAAAACATGGTGGGGTTACGAAGGTTTATGATGCTTGTGGAAACTTCACAAATTACCACTATGACAAGAACTTTTGGTTAACTTCCGTACGTTCTCATTCGCATGGTGGCGGAGTGCTTTCTGTTGAAAGTTATGATTGGAATATGAATGGATGGATTCGTTCAAAATCTGTTTCTGGGAAGGATGGGATTCCTTTGATTGCAAGGCAATATCAATATGATCGCAGTGGAAACGTGAAACTAGAGGAGTTTTGGGGGAATCATACGGGTGTTGTACCGGGAAAGCTTGCTTATCAAGGATCGACTGTTATTTCAAATGGTTCTGAAGGATATCATATTTTCAGAGAATACAATGAAAAAAATCTCCTTGTAAAAGAGATTTTTCCCAGCGAAAAAATAATTGAGTATTTTTATTATGGTGGTACCAATTTACTCTATTTAACAAAGGTTTTGTATCCCGATGGGTTTTCGCAAAGGCAGTTTTGCTTATATGAAGACTCAATTTGTATTCAAGAAATTGTTGATGACGGAAAGGGGATTGATATCAATGATTTATCTGGAGTCACTGAGCGTAAAATAAAGGTTATTGTGCCTAAGCAAGGAACTTTTTATGGGTTCCCAGAAAAAATTAAAGAAGGCTTTTTTGATTTAGAAAAACGCTGTGTAGTGATTCTTCACGAGCAGACTATTAGCTATAATTCCAAAGGTCTTGTAGAGAAGATTTCGCACTATGATGCCGATGGAAAGCTCCGCTATTTATTAGAATATTTTTATGACGAAAAAGATCGACTGGTTGCTCAAACGGATCCGCTTGGAAGGCGAAGAATTGTTCAGTACGATGCTAATGGAAATACTGTTATCGATGATGAACCCAATGAGAATTATAGAGTTTGCACACAATACGATTATTCTAACCGCCCGATTTCTACGACCCGCATTTCTGAAGATGGGAAAAGTCAGAGAGCGGTTTCTAACTATAATCGCTTAGGGCAGAGAGTATCTGAGGTTGATTGTCAGGGTAACACAACCTATTATGCTTTTGATTCTCAAGGGCATCAATTAGAAATTGATTTCCCTCCAATCTATAATGATAGAAGAGAGGAACAGATATCCGTCGTGAAAAAAGAATACAATGCCTTAGGGCAGGTTGAACTAGAGGTTGATGCAGAGGGAAACAAAACGCACTATTTTCATACGTCCAGGGGAAAACCTTATCGAATTGTTCATCCTGATGGAACGCACGAAGAGTTTACTTACTTTTTAGGGGGCGCGCTAGAAAAGCATGTTTCACCTGAAGGGATTGAAACGCGCTATACTTATGATGCGCAAGAGCGGATTCTTTCAAAGAAAATCATTAAAAATGGAGAAATTTTATCTGAAGAGCATTTTACGTATAACACATTTCATCTGATCCAAAAAACGGCTCCAGATGGCACTGTCACAGCCTTTGAATACGATGGTGCTGGAAGAAAAATTTTGGAAGAAACGGCAGGAAGAGCAACAACTTTTTCTTATGATGCATTGGGGAGGCTAAAAACAACTACAAGAAAAATTGATGAAGAACACTCACAAGTTTTTTTGATAAGGTATGACCTACTTGATCGCATCGTTGAGGAACGAGAGTTAGACGGGAAGGGGAAATTATTCAGCTATACTGTCTATCATTACGATGATTTTAGTAATAAAGCAGCGGTAGCAAAAGAGGTCCATATTGGGGAGTCTATTGCATATTACAAGTATGATTCTTTTCGTCGCATAGTGCTTTTCTGCGATGCAGAAAACAACGAAACAACAACCGAATACAATGACCATTATAAGAATAAGAGGGGACAATATGTCATTCAGAAAAAGGTTTGTGATCCAAGGGGGAACCTAACTATTGAAACGTTAGATGCTTTAGGAAACTTAGCAACGCTTGAGAGGTACAGTGGCAGTGAAAGGCTATTGCTTAAAGAAAGCTATTACTATGACCTGAATGGGAACAAGATTAAGCAGATCAGTGAATTAGTAGATTCAGATAAAACAATCATAAAAACCTGGAAGTATGATTGTCGGGGACGTTTACTTGAGCTAAGCGAGTCAGATGAACGAACGACCCAATTTGAATACACACCAGATGGCCATCTAAAAAAGGTGCAAAAACCAGATGGCACGGTTGTTTCATATGAATATGATGGATTGGGACGTAAGGTTGAAGTGAAGACGTCCGATGGGACATGCCATTATTTGCTAAAGTATGACCGCATGGGTCATGTAATCGAATCCACTGATCAGATAAGTGGGAAAAAAACCATTAGGCAGTACAGTCACTTTGGAGAACTTTTAAGTGAAACTCTCGCAAACGGTTTTATGCTGAAAAATCAATATGACGATCTAGGGAGGCGCACTTTATGGACTTTACCGGATCTTTCGTGTGTTGAATACGTATTCGATGCCTATCATCTTGTGGGTGTAAGTCGGCTTGACAAAGAAGGGTGGGAGAAATATGAGCACCATTACATGCAGTATGATCTGAGTC
The window above is part of the Candidatus Neptunochlamydia sp. REUL1 genome. Proteins encoded here:
- a CDS encoding RHS repeat-associated core domain-containing protein, whose product is MQKVLAFLLLCGMVFGEEYHQYVDFGGVPSGTVAGCVNVITGDLTINQDDLVVRGHEPIRIQRRYFSQYDLFDRYVGWECGFNHLIAKAKSRGYLFLSIPEKMGIEVKYVVNREKAEEKLCKGKKVFFKLDKKAGKLTNASLGELSARNNPLNNVVHYKPGDIKEIIVEGADGVKRCYRTKESIHTLYHSCGNWEYYLYHEIFPNGNVMHYSWEKYGEGRRLTKVKSCSPSGKVFAWVTFSYPDDRQKVIETSDGRTLKYTYQVLKHNNIKLWLLSTVECSSKPKETYSSYWGAKPFGAYLANIHLPEGRHRKLERFQIGWNEEANVHIKKKDVRENPLYKRIRKILDPVGPNGSLQTTYRFEYCPGKYGKHGGVTKVYDACGNFTNYHYDKNFWLTSVRSHSHGGGVLSVESYDWNMNGWIRSKSVSGKDGIPLIARQYQYDRSGNVKLEEFWGNHTGVVPGKLAYQGSTVISNGSEGYHIFREYNEKNLLVKEIFPSEKIIEYFYYGGTNLLYLTKVLYPDGFSQRQFCLYEDSICIQEIVDDGKGIDINDLSGVTERKIKVIVPKQGTFYGFPEKIKEGFFDLEKRCVVILHEQTISYNSKGLVEKISHYDADGKLRYLLEYFYDEKDRLVAQTDPLGRRRIVQYDANGNTVIDDEPNENYRVCTQYDYSNRPISTTRISEDGKSQRAVSNYNRLGQRVSEVDCQGNTTYYAFDSQGHQLEIDFPPIYNDRREEQISVVKKEYNALGQVELEVDAEGNKTHYFHTSRGKPYRIVHPDGTHEEFTYFLGGALEKHVSPEGIETRYTYDAQERILSKKIIKNGEILSEEHFTYNTFHLIQKTAPDGTVTAFEYDGAGRKILEETAGRATTFSYDALGRLKTTTRKIDEEHSQVFLIRYDLLDRIVEERELDGKGKLFSYTVYHYDDFSNKAAVAKEVHIGESIAYYKYDSFRRIVLFCDAENNETTTEYNDHYKNKRGQYVIQKKVCDPRGNLTIETLDALGNLATLERYSGSERLLLKESYYYDLNGNKIKQISELVDSDKTIIKTWKYDCRGRLLELSESDERTTQFEYTPDGHLKKVQKPDGTVVSYEYDGLGRKVEVKTSDGTCHYLLKYDRMGHVIESTDQISGKKTIRQYSHFGELLSETLANGFMLKNQYDDLGRRTLWTLPDLSCVEYVFDAYHLVGVSRLDKEGWEKYEHHYMQYDLSHNLLKEKLLGDIGTLEYEVDRLGRCVVADSIYSMEHIRCFDPNGNVLEYLRSCGEHEELTEYQYDDLNQIIHEAGETNFEYTYDAHHNRLSKNTDEYCVDILHQLKSAGNITYNHDANGNRIESVRKDKPIQYTYDGLGRLTQIRSGDKTMRLTYDSWGRCLSRVYLTLSDGEWQASSTEDFLFDDQNEVGCFPEQLRILGQGRGAEIGAAIALELDQKVYCPMYDLFGNVIAVIDVNRNLIESYRFSSFGEEKRSENTLNNPWRFQSKRKMAGLIHFGRRFYDPKTGRWISPDPKGYDEGPNLYQYVRNNPLIYFDLYGLSAESGAQYSASRFVKDVGYVYFHSWRTTTEGIATGQIRNMCFFINVGRAIGNVMSGERERPDIPHSKMYTLSGKTHPDVDFYFVNGILNNKESALAAGGVIQDYLHGYQVNVLHNSSHGALDLFDFAIEKLGFSTNVCLQLYNQLKTSLDSGKQIVLQAHSEGHAISKKALSWLTPEERSKISFYGYASAEIISEKSAGYVENNISKNDLVAFLANPFNCVDAAIFQHSHVNFLEPVTMNPCSEHLFMGQTIQKRVEMVNAQIGQDFSLDIGKL